ATAATATTTTGAACATTTTTATTAAATATACCTGATGGTACAGTGTGTAGTACGTGTTTTTTTTTATTTATATAAATTGTGTGACCTGCATTTGGTCCTCCCTGAAATCTAGCTATTATGTTATATTTCTTACTTATAAAATCAACAATTTTACCTTTTCCTTCATCACCCCATTGTAGGCCTAATAGTACATCAACACTCATTTTTCACAGTTTTCTTTATTACAATTTCCAAACACATTTAATGAATGGCTTTCTATTTGAAAGTTAGTTGTTTTTT
The window above is part of the Flavobacteriales bacterium TMED191 genome. Proteins encoded here:
- a CDS encoding adenylosuccinate synthase (catalyzes the formation of N6-(1,2,-dicarboxyethyl)-AMP from L-aspartate, inosine monophosphate and GTP in AMP biosynthesis) encodes the protein MSVDVLLGLQWGDEGKGKIVDFISKKYNIIARFQGGPNAGHTIYINKKKHVLHTVPSGIFNKNVQNI